The Mesobacillus jeotgali genome window below encodes:
- a CDS encoding 5' nucleotidase, NT5C type, giving the protein MKKRFGIDIDGTVTCPTTFVPYLNEGFDLNITLDDIKQYDFMPLVSVSEKEFAAWFKKMEPVIYSKSPLAEGAKDILKSWENEHELYFISARGRHLLDLTKEWFSANELKYHDIHLIGSHDKIEAARKYEVDIFFEDKHDNAVNLHEELSIPVILFNTPYNQEPIPDGVIRVNNWQEANEWVEYWYKNS; this is encoded by the coding sequence ATGAAAAAACGTTTTGGCATAGATATTGACGGTACAGTCACTTGTCCCACTACATTTGTACCTTATTTAAATGAAGGATTCGATTTGAATATTACACTGGATGATATCAAGCAATATGATTTTATGCCCCTGGTATCAGTTTCCGAAAAAGAATTCGCAGCCTGGTTCAAAAAAATGGAACCTGTCATTTATTCTAAATCTCCGTTAGCAGAAGGAGCCAAAGATATTTTAAAGAGCTGGGAGAATGAGCATGAACTATATTTTATCAGTGCAAGAGGCAGACATTTACTCGACCTGACGAAAGAATGGTTCAGCGCCAATGAACTTAAATATCATGACATCCACCTGATTGGCTCACATGATAAAATCGAGGCAGCCCGCAAATACGAAGTGGATATATTCTTCGAAGATAAACACGATAATGCAGTCAACCTTCATGAAGAATTAAGTATCCCCGTTATCCTTTTCAACACTCCTTATAACCAGGAACCGATTCCTGATGGAGTAATTCGCGTCAATAACTGGCAGGAAGCAAATGAATGGGTGGAATATTGGTATAAAAATAGTTAA
- a CDS encoding Fur family transcriptional regulator: MNVNEAMNLLKEQGYKHTGKREDMLQLFSDNDKYLTARDVLEQMKGNYPGLSFDTIYRNLSVFAELGILEMTELSGEKHFRFTCSHKEHHHHFICLDCGKTKEIETCPMRNIESSFKGYDISGHKFEIYGRCPDCVQ; this comes from the coding sequence ATGAATGTGAATGAAGCAATGAACCTGTTGAAGGAACAGGGTTACAAACATACCGGTAAACGTGAGGATATGCTCCAGCTGTTCTCGGATAATGACAAATATTTGACTGCTCGTGATGTACTTGAACAGATGAAGGGAAATTATCCAGGCCTTAGCTTCGATACCATCTACCGCAATTTAAGCGTTTTTGCCGAACTGGGAATCCTCGAAATGACAGAGCTATCTGGTGAAAAGCATTTCCGCTTCACCTGCTCACATAAAGAGCATCATCACCACTTCATTTGTCTTGACTGCGGCAAAACGAAGGAAATCGAAACCTGTCCAATGAGGAATATCGAGTCAAGCTTCAAAGGCTATGATATATCTGGACATAAGTTCGAAATATATGGACGATGCCCTGATTGCGTACAATAA
- a CDS encoding metal ABC transporter permease: MISGLLQYEFLQNAFLTGMIIGIIAPLLGVFIVVRRLSLIADALSHVTLAGIAASLLLEKKFMMFSGLNPLYMGMAFSVGGSLFIEKLRSVYKHYQELAIPIILSGGIGLGVIFISLADGFNTDLFSYLFGSVSAVSRADLWTILIISILVIALVVLLYKELFLLSFDEEYARATGIAAKTLHFIFIVMVALVIAASMRIVGILLVSSLMTLPVAASIRFAKGFKQTIFYSILFGEVSVLGGLFLSYYLDLAPGGTIVMIAVLILVLAIWLKKRAATRSI; encoded by the coding sequence ATGATTAGCGGATTGTTGCAATATGAATTTTTGCAGAATGCTTTTTTGACAGGTATGATCATTGGAATCATTGCTCCGCTTCTCGGTGTCTTTATCGTAGTCAGAAGGCTTTCGCTTATAGCTGATGCCCTTAGTCATGTTACATTGGCGGGAATCGCAGCGAGTCTGCTGCTCGAGAAAAAATTCATGATGTTCAGTGGCCTGAACCCGCTCTACATGGGGATGGCTTTCTCAGTCGGCGGCTCATTGTTCATTGAAAAGCTGCGTTCAGTATATAAACATTACCAGGAATTAGCAATCCCTATCATCCTGTCCGGGGGAATCGGGCTTGGGGTTATATTCATTTCGCTAGCTGATGGCTTCAATACAGATTTGTTCAGTTATTTATTCGGCAGCGTGAGCGCAGTAAGCAGGGCTGATCTATGGACAATCCTCATTATCAGCATCCTGGTCATAGCGCTTGTTGTATTATTGTATAAAGAACTTTTCCTATTATCATTTGATGAGGAATATGCGAGGGCAACAGGAATTGCCGCAAAGACCCTTCACTTTATTTTCATCGTCATGGTGGCATTGGTGATTGCCGCATCAATGAGAATTGTGGGTATCTTGCTGGTCTCTTCCCTGATGACACTGCCAGTTGCTGCGAGCATCCGTTTCGCGAAGGGCTTCAAGCAAACCATTTTCTACTCCATCCTATTTGGTGAGGTATCAGTATTGGGTGGCTTGTTCCTGTCATATTATCTGGACCTTGCTCCAGGCGGAACGATTGTGATGATAGCAGTACTCATCCTTGTGCTGGCGATTTGGCTAAAAAAACGTGCAGCAACAAGATCCATTTAA
- a CDS encoding metal ABC transporter ATP-binding protein has protein sequence MDSNNYIVQVQDLYYRYDKENVLENINLSIQKGSFLAIVGPNGSGKSTLLKLMLGLIKPQQGTISLFGHDISKFKDQHKIGFVSQKANSFNTGFPATVFEVVASGLTKKLGLFNFLKKSDHARINQAIESVGMAKFFDRNIGELSGGQQQRVFIARALVSEPELLILDEPTVGVDVQNVNSFYGMLEILNKEKGITLLLVTHDIGAISEKVTNVACLNKNMHFHGSAEEFEQLKINEVSEIYGHDVHVLTHDHHHHGGGHLHD, from the coding sequence ATGGACTCTAATAATTACATCGTCCAGGTACAGGATCTTTATTATCGTTATGATAAAGAAAATGTTCTTGAAAATATAAATCTGTCTATTCAAAAGGGAAGTTTTTTAGCGATTGTCGGTCCCAATGGTTCGGGCAAGTCGACACTGCTTAAGCTGATGCTGGGACTGATCAAGCCGCAGCAAGGCACGATCTCCCTGTTTGGACATGATATCAGCAAATTTAAGGACCAGCATAAAATCGGCTTCGTTTCCCAGAAGGCCAATTCTTTCAACACAGGCTTCCCTGCTACTGTTTTTGAGGTCGTGGCCAGTGGACTGACGAAGAAGCTGGGTCTTTTCAACTTTTTAAAGAAAAGTGATCATGCAAGAATAAATCAAGCTATCGAGTCAGTGGGGATGGCGAAATTTTTTGACAGGAATATTGGAGAGCTATCTGGCGGCCAGCAGCAACGTGTGTTCATTGCAAGGGCGCTGGTTAGTGAACCTGAATTGCTGATTTTGGATGAACCAACGGTAGGTGTAGACGTTCAGAACGTCAACTCTTTTTACGGAATGCTCGAAATACTCAATAAAGAAAAAGGGATCACTTTGCTATTGGTCACTCATGATATAGGTGCAATCTCAGAAAAGGTCACTAATGTAGCCTGTCTGAATAAAAACATGCATTTCCACGGAAGCGCTGAAGAATTCGAACAGCTGAAAATTAATGAGGTTTCAGAGATTTATGGCCATGATGTCCATGTTTTGACACATGATCACCACCATCACGGAGGAGGGCACCTTCATGATTAG
- a CDS encoding DUF2624 domain-containing protein, with protein MAIFENIINHKIGNITADELLKYAKQFNISITRPQAEKIAGYLKGKKVNIFIDSERTALIKQIARITSPETAKEVNKLFVKFTK; from the coding sequence TTGGCTATTTTTGAAAATATCATTAATCACAAAATAGGCAATATTACGGCTGATGAACTGCTGAAGTATGCAAAGCAATTCAACATCTCCATAACCAGGCCACAAGCAGAGAAAATCGCCGGATACCTAAAAGGCAAAAAAGTGAACATCTTTATTGATTCAGAAAGAACCGCCCTGATCAAACAAATTGCCAGAATCACCAGCCCTGAAACAGCAAAAGAAGTCAACAAGCTGTTTGTTAAATTCACTAAATAA
- a CDS encoding IS1182 family transposase encodes MYKNYNTNQLTLPMDIQVLIPQQHLVRLIDFAVDQMNPNIFLSLYPGGGRPPYHPQMMLKVILYAYANRIYSSRQIAKQLTENIMFMWLSGEQKPDFRTINRFRSERMKDVIYETFFSIVDLLREEGLVKLEDYFLDGTKLEANANKYTFVWKKSTEKYDKKLDEKFRQIVFGIEQITKEDEEAEREQDFQEKLEETPISSAKIEETIKKLEERLEQDPKNKPLKKAKRQLEKDLLPRKQKYELQKQTFGERNSFSKTDTDATFMRMKEDHMMNGQLKPGYNVQIGTENQFITNFSLHQRAGDPGCMIPHLELLEKHNRPKPKAVIADSGYGSEENYAHCEEQEIEAYIKYNTFDKEQTKAWKEQIGRVENMEYDEELDEWICANGKRLVFQYESQRKSDNGYDSVKRTYRCTDCMNCPFQTTCAKDKNTKTVQVSVKNQQQRKEVRERLAAEEGSQRYRQRKIDVEPVFGQIKHNRGFKRFGLRGLSKNTTDWGLICAAHNLLKWAANKESEHKLG; translated from the coding sequence TTGTATAAAAATTATAACACAAACCAATTGACCCTTCCAATGGACATTCAAGTTTTGATTCCTCAACAGCACCTTGTTCGATTGATTGATTTTGCCGTCGACCAGATGAACCCCAATATCTTTCTCTCTCTTTATCCTGGTGGAGGACGGCCGCCTTACCATCCTCAAATGATGTTAAAAGTCATTCTTTATGCATATGCCAACCGTATTTATTCCTCTCGACAAATCGCGAAACAGCTAACAGAGAATATTATGTTCATGTGGCTCTCCGGCGAACAGAAGCCTGATTTTCGTACCATCAACCGTTTCCGTTCCGAACGCATGAAAGATGTCATCTATGAGACGTTCTTTTCCATAGTCGACCTCCTTCGGGAGGAAGGACTTGTGAAGCTAGAAGACTATTTCCTGGATGGGACCAAATTGGAGGCAAACGCCAACAAGTATACTTTTGTTTGGAAGAAGTCCACTGAAAAATACGATAAAAAGTTGGACGAGAAATTCCGCCAGATTGTCTTTGGGATTGAACAAATCACCAAAGAAGATGAAGAAGCAGAAAGGGAACAAGATTTTCAGGAAAAGCTCGAAGAGACACCCATCTCTTCTGCAAAAATTGAAGAAACCATTAAAAAGCTGGAAGAGAGACTGGAACAGGATCCAAAAAACAAACCTTTAAAGAAGGCAAAGCGCCAACTGGAAAAAGACCTTCTACCTCGAAAGCAGAAGTATGAACTTCAGAAACAGACTTTTGGAGAGAGAAACAGCTTTTCTAAGACGGATACCGATGCCACTTTTATGCGAATGAAAGAGGACCACATGATGAACGGGCAGTTAAAGCCTGGATATAATGTTCAGATTGGAACAGAAAATCAGTTCATCACCAACTTCAGCCTCCATCAACGGGCTGGAGATCCTGGATGCATGATTCCCCATCTTGAACTTTTGGAAAAACATAACCGCCCGAAGCCAAAGGCCGTTATTGCCGACTCTGGTTATGGAAGCGAAGAGAACTATGCACATTGTGAAGAACAGGAAATAGAAGCGTACATTAAATACAATACTTTTGACAAGGAACAGACAAAGGCATGGAAGGAACAAATTGGCCGAGTTGAAAATATGGAGTATGACGAAGAGCTAGATGAATGGATTTGTGCAAACGGAAAACGCCTGGTTTTCCAGTATGAGAGTCAAAGAAAGTCCGACAACGGTTACGATTCCGTGAAGCGCACGTACCGCTGTACCGATTGTATGAACTGTCCATTCCAAACAACCTGTGCCAAAGACAAAAATACAAAGACCGTACAGGTCTCAGTGAAAAACCAACAACAACGAAAAGAAGTTCGGGAACGCTTGGCTGCGGAAGAAGGAAGCCAAAGATACAGGCAGAGAAAAATAGATGTCGAGCCAGTATTTGGGCAGATTAAACACAATCGAGGGTTTAAAAGATTTGGGTTAAGAGGCCTCTCCAAAAATACCACGGATTGGGGTCTTATTTGCGCTGCACACAATCTTTTGAAGTGGGCAGCCAACAAGGAAAGCGAACATAAATTAGGGTAA
- a CDS encoding deoxyribonuclease IV yields MLIGSHVSMSGKKMLLAASEEAVSYGANTFMIYTGAPQNTRRKKIEDLNIEAGRLHMEQNGIHEIVVHAPYIINIGNTQNPDTFDLGVRFLRSEIDRTEAIGAKQIVLHPGAHVGAGTEEGIKKIIEGLNEVLTSDDKVQIALETMAGKGSECGKSFEELAMIMEGVTHNDKLSVCFDTCHTHDAGYPVVEDFDGVLNEFDKIIGLDRLKVLHINDSKNEVGMRKDRHENIGFGHIGFDALNYIVHHPQLTHVPKILETPYVGEDKNNKKAPYKHEIDMLRSKQFDENLLELIRNS; encoded by the coding sequence ATGTTAATTGGCTCACACGTTTCCATGAGCGGTAAAAAAATGTTGCTGGCAGCCAGTGAGGAAGCTGTATCTTATGGAGCAAACACTTTCATGATCTATACCGGGGCACCTCAGAATACAAGAAGAAAAAAGATTGAGGACCTGAATATAGAAGCAGGCCGCCTGCATATGGAGCAGAACGGCATCCATGAAATCGTCGTCCATGCTCCTTATATCATCAACATTGGGAACACACAGAATCCGGATACCTTTGATTTAGGTGTAAGGTTCCTGCGGAGCGAAATCGATCGCACAGAAGCAATTGGAGCCAAGCAAATCGTGCTGCATCCAGGTGCACATGTTGGGGCAGGAACTGAAGAGGGCATTAAGAAAATCATCGAGGGACTGAATGAGGTCCTGACAAGCGATGATAAAGTTCAGATCGCACTTGAAACGATGGCAGGAAAAGGGTCAGAGTGCGGAAAGTCCTTCGAAGAACTAGCGATGATCATGGAGGGCGTCACCCATAATGATAAGCTGTCCGTCTGCTTCGATACTTGCCATACACATGATGCCGGATATCCAGTCGTTGAAGATTTTGATGGAGTCCTGAATGAATTCGATAAGATCATCGGTCTGGACCGATTGAAGGTGCTTCATATCAATGACAGTAAAAATGAAGTCGGCATGAGGAAAGACCGTCATGAAAATATCGGATTCGGACATATCGGCTTTGACGCATTAAACTACATTGTCCACCATCCGCAATTGACACATGTACCTAAAATTCTCGAAACCCCATATGTCGGTGAGGACAAGAACAATAAAAAAGCGCCTTACAAACATGAAATCGATATGCTGAGAAGCAAACAATTCGATGAGAACCTGCTTGAACTCATCAGGAATAGTTAA